One region of Oryza sativa Japonica Group chromosome 10, ASM3414082v1 genomic DNA includes:
- the LOC4348639 gene encoding calcium-transporting ATPase 7, plasma membrane-type: MECADYFIGSGRRCSPSTSTSTSREAWRPEKQWRKATNVIRGCHRLLRLGVLSAAAGIMRRNPSYVEIKVHDEGELDVSSGGDGEAPVAFTVAADDESFKGLVKNKREDCFRLLGGGAGVAAVLASGAERGIRGDDADVARRKKAFGSNTYPKPKPKGFFRHVWDALADVFLIVLLVCAAVSLAFGIKEHGIKDGWYDGVSIFLAVFLVAAVSAVSNHSQGKRFDKLARESENIMVSVVRAARRQEVSIFDVVVGDVVVLKIGDVVPADGVFLDGHALQVDESSMTGEPHPVEVDAVKSPFLASGVKVVDGYGKMVVTAVGTDTAWGEMMRTITRENTDPTPLQERLEGLTSSIGKVGIAVAVLVFAVLTARHFTGSTRDEQGNALFDKRNVTFNAVFSGLVGIFQQAVTIIVVAIPEGLPLAVTLTLAFSMKRMVRENALVRRLSACETMGSVTAICTDKTGTLTLNQMKVTEFWVGADRPRSAAAVNGGVVRLLCQGAGLNTTGSVYKPDNVSPPEITGSPTEKALLSWAVEELPMDADALKRKCKVVRVEAFNSDKKRSGVMLRDAATGAVTAHWKGAAEMVLARCTVYVGADGAARELGVEQRRKLEQVINDMAAASLRCIAFAYKQVVDGGDSDNAKIDDEGLTLLGFVGLKDPCRPEVKSAIEACTKAGIAVKMVTGDNVLTARAIAKECGIISGNDDDAAGVVIEGHEFRAMSEQEQLAIVDNIRVMARSLPLDKLVLVQRLKQKGHVVAVTGDGTNDAPALKEADVGLSMGVQGTEVAKESSDIVILNDNFDTVVTATRWGRCVYNNIQKFIQFQLTVNVAALVINFVSAVTTGRMPLTTVQLLWVNLIMDTMGALALATDTPTAGLMRRPPIGRAAPLISNAMWRNLAAQAAYQVAVLLALQYRGFGGAGAGERANGTMIFNAFVLCQVFNEFNAREIERRNVFAGVHRNRMFLGIVAVTVALQVVMVELLTKFAGTERLGWGQWGACVGIAAVSWPIGWAVKCIPVPERPFHEIITARRRRRRST, from the coding sequence ATGGAGTGCGCTGACTACTTCATCGGCTCCGGGCGGCGgtgctcgccgtcgacgtcgacgtcgacgtcgagaGAGGCGTGGAGGCCGGAGAAGCAATGGCGGAAAGCCACCAACGTCATCAGGGGGTGTCATAGGCTTCTGCGCCTCGgcgtcctctccgccgccgccggcatcatGCGCCGGAACCCCTCCTATGTCGAGATCAAAGTGCACGACGAAGGCGAGCTGGACGTCTcatccggcggcgacggcgaggcaccCGTGGCGTTCACTGTCGCCGCAGATGATGAGTCGTTCAAGGGACTCGTCAAGAACAAGCGGGAGGACTGCTTCCGCCTtctgggcggcggcgccggcgtcgcggcGGTGCTGGCGTCCGGCGCGGAGCGCGGCATCCGCGGCGACGATGCCGACGTGGCGCGCCGCAAGAAGGCGTTCGGATCGAACACCTACCCGAAGCCCAAGCCCAAGGGGTTCTTCCGCCACGTGTGGGACGCGCTCGCCGACGTCTTCCTCATCGTGCTCCTCgtctgcgccgccgtctccctcgcCTTCGGCATCAAGGAGCACGGCATCAAGGACGGCTGGTACGACGGCGTCAGCATCTTCCTCGCCGTGTTCCTCGTCGCCGCGGTCTCCGCCGTCAGCAACCACAGCCAGGGCAAGCGGTTCGACAAGCTGGCACGGGAGTCCGAGAACATCATGGTCAGCGTCGtccgcgccgcgcggcgccaGGAGGTGTCCATattcgacgtcgtcgtcggcgacgtggTGGTGCTCAAGATCGGCGACGTCGTCCCCGCCGACGGCGTGTTCCTGGACGGCCACGCGCTGCAGGTCGACGAGTCGAGCATGACCGGCGAGCCGCACCCCGTCGAGGTCGACGCCGTCAAGAGCCCCTTCCTCGCCTCCGGCGTCAAGGTGGTCGACGGCTACGGCAAGATGGTGGTCACCGCCGTCGGGACGGACACGGCGTGGGGCGAGATGATGCGCACCATCACCAGGGAGAACACCGACCCGACGCCGCTCCAGGAGCGCCTCGAGGGGCTCACCTCCAGCATCGGCAAGGTCGGCATCGCCGTCGCGGTGCTCGTCTTCGCCGTGCTCACGGCGAGGCACTTCACCGGCAGCACCAGGGACGAGCAGGGCAACGCGCTGTTCGACAAGAGGAATGTCACCTTCAACGCCGTGTTCAGCGGCCTCGTCGGCATCTTCCAGCAAGCCGtcaccatcatcgtcgtcgccatccccgagggcctcccgctcgccgTGACATTGACGCTGGCCTTCTCCATGAAGAGGATGGTGAGGGAGAACGCGCTGGTGCGGCGGCTGTCGGCGTGCGAGACGATGGGCTCGGTCACCGCCATCTGCACCGACAAGACCGGGACGCTGACGCTGAACCAGATGAAGGTGACGGAGTTCTGGGTCGGCGCCGACCGGCCAAGATCCGCCGCGGCGGTGAACGGCGGCGTCGTGAGGTTGCTCTGCCAGGGCGCCGGGCTGAACACCACGGGCAGCGTGTACAAGCCGGACAACGTGTCGCCGCCGGAGATCACCGGCAGCCCGACGGAGAAGGCGCTGCTGTCGTGGGCGGTGGAGGAGCTCCCCATGGACGCCGACGCGCTCAAGAGGAAATGCAAGGTGGTGCGCGTCGAGGCGTTCAACTCCGACAAGAAGCGCAGCGGCGTGatgctccgcgacgccgccaccggcgcggTGACCGCGCACTGGAAAGGCGCCGCCGAGATGGTGCTCGCGAGGTGCACCGTGTACGTCGGCGCAGACGGCGCCGCGCGCGAGCTCGGCGTGGAGCAGAGGAGGAAGCTCGAGCAGGTGATCAacgacatggcggcggcgagcctccgCTGCATCGCGTTCGCCTACAAGCaagtcgtcgacggcggcgacagcgacaaCGCCAAGATCGACGACGAGGGGCTGACATTGCTGGGCTTCGTCGGACTGAAAGACCCGTGCAGACCAGAGGTAAAATCCGCCATCGAAGCTTGCACCAAAGCAGGCATCGCCGTCAAGATGGTCACCGGCGACAACGTCCTCACGGCTCGCGCCATCGCCAAGGAATGCGGCATCATCtccggcaacgacgacgacgccgccggcgtcgtgatCGAGGGGCACGAGTTCCGCGCCATGTCGGAGCAGGAGCAGCTCGCCATCGTCGACAACATCCGCGTCATGGCGCGGTCGCTGCCACTCGACAAGCTGGTGCTCGTCCAGCGCCTGAAGCAGAAGGGCCACGTGGTGGccgtcaccggcgacggcacgAACGACGCGCCGGCGCTGAAAGAAGCCGACGTGGGCCTCTCCATGGGAGTCCAGGGCACCGAGGTCGCCAAGGAGAGCTCCGACATCGTCATCCTCAACGACAACTTCGAcacggtggtgacggcgacgcgGTGGGGCCGCTGCGTGTACAACAACATCCAGAAGTTCATCCAGTTCCAGCTCACCGTCAACGTCGCGGCGCTCGTCATCAACTTCGTGTCGGCGGTGACCACGGGCAGGATGCCGCTGACCACGGTGCAGCTGCTGTGGGTGAACCTGATCATGGACACCATGGGCGCGCTGGCGCTCGCCACGGACACGCCGACGGCGGGGCTGATGCGCCGCCCGCCCATCGGCCGCGCGGCGCCGCTGATCAGCAACGCCATGTGGCGCAACctggcggcgcaggcggcgtaCCAGGTGGCCGTGCTGCTGGCGCTCCAGTAccgcggcttcggcggcgccggcgccggcgagagggCGAACGGGACGATGATCTTCAACGCGTTCGTGCTGTGCCAGGTGTTCAACGAGTTCAACGCGAGGGAGATCGAGAGGAGGAACGTgttcgccggcgtgcaccggaaCAGGATGTTCCTGGGCATCGTCGCCGTCACGGTGGCGCTGCAGGTGGTGATGGTGGAGTTGCTGACCAAGTTCGCCGGAACGGAGAGGCTGGGGTGGGGGCAGTGGGGCGCCTGCGTCGGCATTGCCGCCGTGTCGTGGCCCATCGGGTGGGCCGTCAAGTGCATCCCGGTGCCGGAGCGGCCGTTCCACGAGATCatcacggcgaggaggaggaggagaagatcgaCATAA